One genomic window of Polyodon spathula isolate WHYD16114869_AA chromosome 8, ASM1765450v1, whole genome shotgun sequence includes the following:
- the LOC121319865 gene encoding uncharacterized protein LOC121319865 isoform X2, which produces MNHRTVLFLLLLSFSNYTDRDTVWAADKYSTDRCEHPAPLQFTDEFEEYSFLVGKSYRYNCTRGYKRKAGTSSLIHCMNESGIAQWSVPNLMCINITEQSAAISVGVKAGGSVAAVLLLIIITAIGICIYKIKWGRNIILTPATELQTMTNPEQPSPLMSG; this is translated from the exons ATGAACCACAGGACAGTCTTGTTCTTGTTGCTTTTGTCCTTTTCAAACTATACTGATCGCGACACAGTTTGGGCTGCAGATAAGTACAGCACTG aTAGGTGTGAACATCCTGCCCCGTTGCAATTCACAGATGAATTTGAAGAATATTCCTTTCTTGTCGGCAAAAGCTATCGCTATAATTGCACACGTGGTTACAAAAGAAAAGCTGGAACCTCCTCTCTGATCCACTGCATGAATGAAAGTGGGATAGCTCAGTGGTCAGTTCCCAACCTAATGTGCATCA ATATTACAGAACAATCTGCTGCTATAAGTGTTGGTGTAAAGGCAGGAG GTTCAGtagctgctgtgctgctgttgaTTATTATAACTGCTATTGGgatatgcatttacaaaataaaatg GGGCAGGAATATAATTCTAACTCCAGCAACAGAACTGCAAACCATGACAAATCCAGAGCAACCATCACCCCTGATGTCAGGTTAA
- the LOC121319865 gene encoding interleukin-15 receptor subunit alpha-like isoform X1: MNHRTVLFLLLLSFSNYTDRDTVWAADKYSTDRCEHPAPLQFTDEFEEYSFLVGKSYRYNCTRGYKRKAGTSSLIHCMNESGIAQWSVPNLMCIRDPKLKGATDPPQMNKGSTADITEQSAAISVGVKAGGSVAAVLLLIIITAIGICIYKIKWGRNIILTPATELQTMTNPEQPSPLMSG, translated from the exons ATGAACCACAGGACAGTCTTGTTCTTGTTGCTTTTGTCCTTTTCAAACTATACTGATCGCGACACAGTTTGGGCTGCAGATAAGTACAGCACTG aTAGGTGTGAACATCCTGCCCCGTTGCAATTCACAGATGAATTTGAAGAATATTCCTTTCTTGTCGGCAAAAGCTATCGCTATAATTGCACACGTGGTTACAAAAGAAAAGCTGGAACCTCCTCTCTGATCCACTGCATGAATGAAAGTGGGATAGCTCAGTGGTCAGTTCCCAACCTAATGTGCATCA GAGACCCAAAATTAAAAGGAGCCACAGATCCTCCACAAATGAATAAAGGTAGTACTGCAG ATATTACAGAACAATCTGCTGCTATAAGTGTTGGTGTAAAGGCAGGAG GTTCAGtagctgctgtgctgctgttgaTTATTATAACTGCTATTGGgatatgcatttacaaaataaaatg GGGCAGGAATATAATTCTAACTCCAGCAACAGAACTGCAAACCATGACAAATCCAGAGCAACCATCACCCCTGATGTCAGGTTAA